The genomic stretch GACAATagcaataaaatattataatgcaACCCGttgttgatgatttattttaggCTATTGCGTTGTATTGTGTTGTCAGTGTTGAGAGTTGATCCTGAGATGTGTGTTAAGTGTTTTGGTTGCATTAGTGCACTTTGGATGTGAGATTTCCAGTTGTGCTGAAATGTATGTTGGTAAAGTGAGCTTGATAAAGTGCAACTTGAAATGCGTATAAAAAGCTCTCCATTGAGACTTCAACAGGATTTGCACTGGTGCATTGTCATGGTGCAATACTGCTATTGCTCTGTATAACCGTATCCATCAAGCACCTTTTAATGTGCCTTCCTTTCCCAGAGAATCCGTATTGAAACTGTTGCATGGTTTGTCAAGGCGTGAGTGTCCCAATCTTGTTTTTGACCTGTAGCCTGAGATCTGCCGCTTTCACATTTCTAGAGATTGGTGTTGGGAGGAGAATCGTGCGTTTCATTTAATTCCCCACTGTGCCCCTCCCCATGCCTTAGTTTCCCCTGAGGTTGAGCTTTTGTTCATGGCATGGCACATGTGTGACACAGGTGACGTGTTGCCATAGAAGCTaatttcatctaaaaaaaaaaaataaaaaaaaaaagccaccaaTCTGGATTTACACACTACGAACCTTTAAGTAGCTGTGTGTAGAACTGCGGCTCTATGGCTCCCACAGCCATGTACTTCCCGTCCGCGGTCTCGTAGGTATCGTAGAAGGGCGCTCCGCTGTCCAACATGTTTTGTCCTCTAGGACGGTCCCACATACCGATGCTACGAGATTTCCATGCGAATGAACCTACGTACGCGGCTCCTTCTACCTGAGGATTGTGAGatacaggaagagaaaacagaagGTCTATATCTTTTATCTCTATTTTATGCATAATTACTGCAGTCATATGTACATTTTAAGAGACAGATACATTAATATAAAGCACCATGCCTTTGCTTAAAACAAGAGCatacatgtttctgtttaagaCATTAATTGGCAAACTACCACCTGTAAACACTCCCATACAAGTTAGCATATAGCTTTTTCATAGCGTGGCAGAAGTTGACTTAAGAAGATATAAGCAGCATATCTCTTCAGTATGCAGCCCCCCTTTCTCGAAAAGAAAATCCGCAAAGCAGGTGAAATGACGTGCCATTGCAATTGCTTGTGAAAAAACTGCACAAAGGGTATTCTATTgacatttactttataaacCACCAGCTCCCTAAACTTCAAATCTGCATGTGGGCACAAGCTATAACCGCTGGTGaaggaataaaaagaaagcTATCTATCTCTAACTGAAATTGTTGCGATGGAACCAGTCAACTTCAAAAGTGTCATGCTACaagacatgaaagaaaaacttttaGTCACTTTTATTACTGCTGATTGCAATCAATGCAGCGTCTAATGAACTAAGTGCTTCTTctcaaaagtaattttataaGAGCAAACATAATGGCATAATCAACAAAGGGGGTTGAAATACTTGAAGGAGTAACACAATGTTCATTAACAGCTAAACTATCTTCCACCAAATCTGCTGCGGCTGAAAACAACGTGAGGAACAGTCAAGTTGTTGGGCAGCTAAACAACAAGCTTAAAATCAATATATATCTCCGTAAAGCCGAGGGGAGCAATAGATTTGGGAGATATTCTCTGTTTGCTCATCAGAGTGACCCCTTTTACATTGCATTGAATGTATAATCATGATTGTAATGTATCCTCCCTCTGGCCAATTGCTGTGCATGTTGGGATTTGCTCCAGCCCATGAAAATATCGAAACTGGATGGCTGaatgaaaagtaataatataagATGGTTAGCAGACTTTTAACAGAATTGGCTCGATTGGTGCTATTCGATCTTTCAAGACCAGCTGAGGGATAATTAGATGCAATGTCAAACACATTCGCTCAGCCCTGACTCATCACAGTAAATAGTCCTGAGGCAGATGGTGTACTGCCTGTGATTTAGTCTTGTTCTTGCACTGGCACTGAGAATCCTCATGATTGCATGGTGTTAGAAGGAAAAGACAGCCCGTGCAGTGATGTACAGAAGATGCACACAGGAAAAAgctattttaataaaaacacctgCGTAGTGAATGTGATGGGTTAGGGGAATCATAATAAGTCATGTGGATCTTTGGGAAAAGGACAAATAGGCTGCACACTGAGACATAAGTAGCAAACTATTATAGGCTGTAATTGTgtggaaatgaaaaacattgttCATCCAGTGTATCACATGATTCTACACGACACAACATGTGGATATAAAAAGTATGGGAACTGTATGTGTATGAGATGAAGATTAAGGTAAAGATCCAAGTCATAACTTGATAAATGTCACAACATCTGCAAATTGGGTAAAGAGAAAATTGGCATAAAATTGCACTGCCTTGCATGAGGTGCTGAAATTAAAATTAGaagttaaaatgaaagaaataatggCCATGAAAGTACCACACAGCATCCCCTCAGCTCTGCAGTGTAGCATTCAAACATTTCACTTCCATtagctaaaacatttttatataaaataaaataccaatcaaatacattttagtgtGTTATACACATCTAGTTGTATATTTTAGACTTTTCATGAGGATTTATGGAGTTGCAATACTCTAAAACTTTAACACATCCACTTCCTTAAGGTGTTCATTAGAGCTTGGTAACCTTCCTGCTTCATTACAGCCAGTGGAAGTCAGGCTCAGCCAGATTCAGACACTTTGATGTGcttttcacacacattcacacctatgggcaatttcagagtcatcaattaacctaacctgcatgtctttggactgtgggaggaagccggagaacccggagagaacccacgctgacacggggagaacatgcaaactccacacagaaggttgtccagcccgggaactgaacccgggcccctcttgctgtgaggcgacagtgctaaccactacaccaccgtgcagccggTTCATTATCCTCTGGAAGTCTACTGCATGGTAATGAAGAATGTATTGAATAAGTTGTATTGAATGAGTTGTAAAGTCTTGCCTCCGATAAGCATAAACTGCTCTCCGGTGTTTGACTTCAACCTTTGTAGGAGCTATTTATAGGAtattagtatttagttattttatgcataagtaatattgttgaattattctagatgtttgcttatttagGTTAGATTGTTTGATATATAAAGATAGCTTTTCTATTGATGGTCATtcgtttagtttaataatatttttgttgtttagtatacttCGTTTTTAGGGTTTGGTAATTCCTTttgaattgggtaacactgtgggcaCCTGCGGTTATatataggagtaggcaggtataggaccagcatgcaccggtgggcctatgtttttttttaccagcgacaggatttttgttcttttgtttgtttgccttctttgtttgaccaaataaatcatcagaaaCACAACATTCTGTATGGACAATAACCTCTTTTACCTGCGTAAACCACAAACCCATGCTGCGTCATGAACTGGAGTCTGACTACATGCTTACCATGCTGGCATCAATGATCTGTCCTTTCCCCGACTTTGTCCTCTCCAGCAGAGCGAGGACTATTCCCAGAGCACAGCTTAGACCGCCTCCTGCAAAGTCTGCTATCAGATTTAACGGAGCGTAGGGCTTCTCTCCACTCCGACCCAGCCGGGATAAGAGACCTGTGACAGTAATGAGGAGACGAAAGCTTACAaagctctgtctgccatcccagtagaccacaaaacactaaaaagtctgtgcaatataaatacactgtgcaatagtataattattctgtctgcatatataatatttttagttattgtggcttttttaacttttttaatattctttcctgttttattacttttattacttatttataatacttgttttcatCTGGTTGGAAAATGtgttggaaaatgaaatcaaggGAAAGAATAACATGTGAATAATGTCTGTTGACTTAGTCATGTGTCTAACGTGATGTTGATGTCTCCCTGAGATATAAGGCTCGCAGAATCAGCAAtctattttaaatcacttcttaaaacccatttttacagaaaGGTTGTATGAGATATTGTCACTTTACtgctttgatttaattattgatatatatttgttttaatcacatttttattttatttgatatatttatttataaaaataatgtatgttatttttttgttcattttcttaGTTTCATTTATTGCACCATTTTTTCAGGGTTAAACTCTTACCTTTGGTTGTCTTGCTTTGTTGGGCCTCACTGTTCTTCTtcactttgttattttattgctttgcttttgctgctttgtctgtcaaagcatcTGTCTCAAGGTGCATCTGTCTCAAGGTGCATCTGTCTCAAGGTgctatgtaaataaagtttttattgttatgtttcGCTGTTGCCGACACTGTTGTATTGAGCCTTCCCACCATGCTGTACTGAAAGCAAATTGCACTGACCTGACATGGCTATGTAGTTGATGTCATGCCCTGCTGCGGTGGCGTGAGATCCACTCTGTCCGTACCCGGTCAAGCGAGCGTAGATCAGACGAGGATTCTCCTTTAAGAGCTCCTGTGGACCGAGGCCCAGCTTCTCCATCACACCTGtccagaaacaaagaaaaaaaaaaagaagcattatCTGTGTCTGCTCATGCTGCTTCTCATTCAGTGTGAACATTGTGTTGGTGGCGTCCTGGCGATAACACACTTGAGGCCCCCTTATGAGGGCTGAATATCAATAGCTGGTGTCTGACCTTTACGGTAGGGCTCAAGGACGACATCAGACTGGACACAGAGCTTCCTGAGCAAGGTCACCCCCTCTGACGTCTTCAGGTTGATGGCCATAGATCGTTTCCCCCGCCCTTGGGTGTCTAGAGACATGCCGGCCTTGGTCCGGTCCACCCGGATCACCTTGGCCCCGAAGTCTGCCAGGATCATGCCGCAGAACGGTGCTGGAGCTAGGCCCGCCAGCTCAATAACCCTCACTCCAGCCAGTGCCATGATGAAAGGACTACAAGGAAGATTATTAGCGAAGAAAATCAATGCAACACCAACAGATGTTGGattatttgttttggattatttgttttgtctgaacaaCAGTCCAAATCCTAAAAGAAATTCAATTTACTATCAGCGGAGACTAAGAAAAACAgctaatatttacatttcagaggcTCGACCAGTGAATTTGGGCAATTTTGcttaaacaaatgtgtttgtgtaatgtttttatgGTGCTTTTAAATTCTGAATATGGGGaaagtacattttcataattgttAAAACAGAAACTGGTGGCCTGCACAGAGTTACAACACCTCACCTGTCTGTATTAAACAGAccatttgtcttttctttttttttcatggatgACCCATAAAGAACTTCTTTATGTGACAGCAAATTAGACCTGAACCAGTAAGTCGATCGACGGATCAATAATCTGCAACTATATCGATAATCGTTCAGGCCTTTTTATTCTAAACTATGCTTACAGCTTCTCAAACAAGGATTTAGTGATTTTCTTTGTAActcattgtaaactgaatgtGGAACATGACATTTGAAGATTATATAAAGCAAAGCTGTGAATGCTATTTCCTAGAAGAcatgattaatcaataatgaaatgaaCGGATAACTGCAGCCCTACAGCAAACTGGTTTATAAGAAACGTAAATCAATTaggcttctttttctttttctttgggAGGTTTAGACCAGTCTGCTCtaatacagaaaacaaatggtAACATATATATTACAGAGACCCCTGAGAGGTGTATTGGATTCACAGTACATGCATACCTGAATATCCTTCATGCTGTCAATGACATTTAGACTTTAGACTCATTTTTCAAGGTTCAAAGAGACATTCTTTGGACTTTGTGCAGCCCAGAACACCTGCAGTGTTCACTCAAGTGAGtctataataaaaacatttatagaaaAAAGTGCcagtcaagttttttttaccatatacTTACAGTAAAGTACTTTGTACAAACCCTTATAACAATAACAACGGGTTACAATCACTTTGCAAATGTAACTTGAGAGCACAATCACAACTTCTGCAGATCAGCCTACCTTTGC from Anoplopoma fimbria isolate UVic2021 breed Golden Eagle Sablefish chromosome 14, Afim_UVic_2022, whole genome shotgun sequence encodes the following:
- the amacr gene encoding alpha-methylacyl-CoA racemase, which gives rise to MALAGVRVIELAGLAPAPFCGMILADFGAKVIRVDRTKAGMSLDTQGRGKRSMAINLKTSEGVTLLRKLCVQSDVVLEPYRKGVMEKLGLGPQELLKENPRLIYARLTGYGQSGSHATAAGHDINYIAMSGLLSRLGRSGEKPYAPLNLIADFAGGGLSCALGIVLALLERTKSGKGQIIDASMVEGAAYVGSFAWKSRSIGMWDRPRGQNMLDSGAPFYDTYETADGKYMAVGAIEPQFYTQLLKGLKLDAGALPPQMSFTDWPELRRIFTESFASKTQAEWSRTFDGTDACVTPVLSLDEVSSHPHNQERASFVKDPNGEESPRPAPVLSRTPAEPCLASDPVIGEHTVEVLNEYGFTSADIDQMLTAGVIECNAFKAKL